In Puntigrus tetrazona isolate hp1 chromosome 7, ASM1883169v1, whole genome shotgun sequence, the following are encoded in one genomic region:
- the LOC122347960 gene encoding serine/threonine-protein kinase pim-1-like → MECCVLLKYTTNTAVSHLHQLDETPVGPGVNDDGRKVKKQRGASGGGLLGELRMMDRKRRSGKYDLVEAEKKFKCEAGTYQRRDNAPASEGPPAAEEQPEQDVLGKGHIMRNYKIGPKLGSGGFGLVCEGTRNEDELKVAVKFSVKAPNMPNISVPGHPNRLPLEIGLTLMANKGPSAPQIIQLLDWEEETDHYIMVMERPSPCMDLLSFMELHGGISRARGARSSCGRSFVPLRLALRRVSSIGTLNRRTCW, encoded by the exons ATGGAGTGCTGTGTACTTCTAAAATACACCACCAACACGGCCGTGTCCCATCTTCATCAGCTTGATGAGACGCCTGTTGGTCCCGGTGTGAATGATGATGGGAGAAAAGTGAAAAAGCAGAGAGGAGCTTCTGGAGGTGGCCTTTTGGGAGAGCTGAGAATGATGGACAGAAAAAGGAG ATCTGGAAAATATGACCTGGTCGAGGCTGAGAAGAAGTTCAAGTGTGAGGCGGGAACATATCAGAGACGTGATAATG CTCCAGCTTCAGAAGGCCCTCCTGCTGCTGAAGAACAGCCAGAGCAGGACGTCCTGGGCAAGG GCCACATCATGAGAAATTATAAAATCGGTCCCAAGCTGGGTTCAGGCGGATTTGGTTTGGTGTGTGAAGGAACCCGCAATGAGGATGAACTCaag gtggctGTGAAATTTTCAGTGAAGGCACCAAACATGCCAAACATCTCAGTG CCTGGTCATCCCAATCGCCTGCCGTTGGAGATCGGCTTGACACTCATGGCCAATAAGGGCCCCAGCGCTCCTCAAATAATTCAACTGCTGGACTGGGAAGAGGAGACGGACCACTACATTATGGTTATGGAGCGGCCCTCACCTTGCATGGATCTGCTTAGTTTCATGGAGCTCCACGGAGGAATCTCTCGAGCGCGCGGCGCGCGATCGTCATGCGGCAGGTCATTTGTGCCGCTAAGGCTTGCTTTGAGAAGGGTGTCTTCCATCGGGACAttaaaccggagaacctgctggtGA